The genomic stretch TGTAGTAGATATAATAATATAAGGAGAAAAGTACTAAACTTTAAGAGTCCGAATGAGGTAGTAAGAGAGTATCAAAATAGTTTAACAAATTAATAAAAATGTAAAAAAGGTGACTAAGTGGTTAATTACACACTTATACAGAAACTTTTTAAATATTTTGTTACATATGTTTGACAACTAAACAGGGGAGGTCATTTGATAAATAAATTTTATTGACAAAATTTTAAAAATAATATATAATAATTTTTGTCAATAAAAAATGCCTTGGTGGTGAAATGGTAGACACACAGGACTTAAAATCCTGTGGGAGCAATCCCGTGCCGGTTCGAGTCCGGCCCGAGGCACCATGATGCGGGAGTAACTCAGTTGGTAGAGTGTCAGCCTTCCAAGCTGAATGTCGCGAGTTCGACCCTCGTCTCCCGCTCCATGTGAGTCATTAGCTCAGTCGGTAGAGCACTTGACTTTTAATCAAGGTGTCACTGGTTCGATTCCAGCAGGGAACGGAAAAATTGTTATATAAAGTCATTAAATAAAGGAGTTAGATACTCCTTTGTTTTTAAAAAGTTCTATTAAAGTTCTAAACTTCTTCTAGCATATTAGAAATGGTTTCATTTTCTTTATCAAATAAATGAGCATAAGTTGATAAAGTTATTTTTGAATTTTTGTGTCCAATTCTTTTAGAAATGCTCACTATATCTATTCCTTTATGTATCAAAAGACTAACATGAGAATGTCTAAATCCATGAAGAGTAATTGGGTTTAAATTATTTGCTCTAATTATATCATTTAAAATATTTTGATATGTTTTAACTGTAGTGAATAAAAAATCATTTTCAAATATTTTGTATTCTTTTACTAATTTTCTAACTTCATTCATTATCTTGTTTGGAATTTGGACAGTTCTATTACTGCTTACATTCTTAGGTGGGTTAAAAGTATTATAATCTATTCTAGTTTTATTAATATTAATTGTATTCTTAGTTAAATCAATATCATTTAAAGTTAATGCTGCAATTTCTCCTGGTCTAGCTCCAGAATAATATAGAAGATTAAAGTAAAGTGAGTGAGGTGTCTTATTTCCTTTAACTTTTCTTTTTTCTAGACATTCCATAAATGTTTTAAATTCTTCAACAGTCCAAATTTCTCTTTCTTTAATTTCAGTTTTATTTACCAATTTAACACGTTTTATTATATTACTAGGAAAATTATAGTATAATACAGCATAATCATATACCATATTAAGATGTTTTTTTAATTTTTTTTGTTGTTCAGGTCTATTGTCAAAAGTTCTTAAAAATTTTAATATTTTTAATTCATTAATGTCTTTTAATAAAGAATTTTTGAAATATAGGTTAATTTGACGCATAAAGTGCTTATATTTTTTTAAAGTACTTTCACGC from Streptobacillus ratti encodes the following:
- a CDS encoding site-specific integrase, with protein sequence MASFKQLEKNNWQVSFYCKNYLGENIRYKKRGFKTKKDAENYSIAFKSKYEKSNQDISLKVLMDDFYDYKANGLRESTLKKYKHFMRQINLYFKNSLLKDINELKILKFLRTFDNRPEQQKKLKKHLNMVYDYAVLYYNFPSNIIKRVKLVNKTEIKEREIWTVEEFKTFMECLEKRKVKGNKTPHSLYFNLLYYSGARPGEIAALTLNDIDLTKNTININKTRIDYNTFNPPKNVSSNRTVQIPNKIMNEVRKLVKEYKIFENDFLFTTVKTYQNILNDIIRANNLNPITLHGFRHSHVSLLIHKGIDIVSISKRIGHKNSKITLSTYAHLFDKENETISNMLEEV